The bacterium genome includes the window CGATGTTCTTCATCTTTGCCGGCTGCACGGTAATCTATTTTATCACCGTTGCCTTTTTCATGCCGGAGACCAAGGGCAAGACTCTGGAGGAGATCGAGGCGCATTTCAGCAAAACCAAAATCTGAACACAGCAGCGGCATTCCACTGCAAGCAGAAAACGCAAAGAGCGGGCGCGAGAAATCTCGCGTCCGCCCTTTTTATACCCGGGCGAGATGGCGCTCAGCGCTCCCGCCACTGCAGCCGGATCCGGCAAAGTTCGCAGCCATCTGCTACCCGCAGAATGGAATGTGCCCAGAACGCATCGCGCCCGACCGATGATCGAATGACAATCTCCTGCCCGCAGCGTGACTCCGCCAGGTAATTGATCTCAACCGAGCGCAGAGCGTGGTGCATCACAAAGTCGAGATCATAGCTGTCAATCACCCACTTGAGATAACGGACGTTGTTGGTATGAAGATTGAGGTCCAGATCGCTGATGCGCACCGGGAAGGCCGGCGTGATGCGGCCTTCCGCGCCGGCCGGCTCGAGCTTTTCTGCGTTGCGCGGCAGGGCATTCTCGAACGGCCCACCGGTGCTGTTTTGCGCCAGCAGGCCGTCGGGGCGCTGGATGCGCCGGGTGGTCTGATCGATGGTCAGCCATGAAGAGGTAGCCGCAGCGACCGACCGGCCGGCAGTCGTGGTGACGCGATAATCCCGCAGCGAGAAGAGCTTGTCGGTCCCCTTGTGCCAGGAATGGACCGTCAGCTGCTCTTCCCAGGCAGGCCACTCCGTGATGACCGCATAGAGGCGTGAGAGCACCCACATCCGGTTTGATTTATTGAGATCCTCCCGGCCGAACCCCAGCTGTACCGCATGCACCGAGGCGATATCCTGCAGATAATCGAGCAGCCCGGCCGGACTGAGACGGCCATCGAGGCCGGTTTCGTAAACATGAACAAGATAGTCCCTGCTGTACATACGCCACTCCCTTGATAGGAGCCGGCTTGCGGGATGTCACCGAGATACCAAGACCCGCCGCCAGCTTTACGACCAAAAAATTAACCATTTGCCCGGCGAATTCCAAACAAAATTCCCGCAGTACGCCTCCGGGGCCAGCTGGACCGGACCTCGGCGGCCGATAGCGGTTTCAGCCGGTTGCGGAATAAAACAGAGCCGGCCGGTGTAAGAGGATGTGCAAATAACGGACAATTCTTGGGAGCGTATCTATGAAATTCATCCTGTTTCTCCTGATCGGCGCCGTCCTCCTCGTTGCAGCATTCTCCGCTTTGGCTGCGGGTAAAAAGGCTGGCAAGGCCCCGTCGGCGGTCCATGCCACGTCGGTGTATGAATTCACCATGAACGATATTGACGGAGCGCCGGTCAAACTGGAGCAATACCGCGGCAAGGTGCTGCTCATCGTCAACGTGGCCAGCAAATGCGGCTTCACCCCACAGTACGAAGGGCTGGAAAAGCTCTACACGACCTACAAGGATGCGGGACTGGTCGTACTCGGTTTCCCGGCCAATAATTTCATGCGCCAGGAGCCCGGCAGCAATGATGAAATCAAGTCCTTCTGCAGCCTGACGTATGGGGTTACCTTCCCGATGTTCAGCAAGATTTCGGTCAAGGGTGCGGACCAGCATCCCCTTTATGCCTGGCTTACCGGCAAGGAGAGCAATCCTGATTTCGCCGGTGATATTTCCTGGAATTTTAATAAATTCCTTGTCAACCGCGAAGGACACATCATCGCCCGCTTTGGCAGCCGCACCAAGCCCGAGGATCCGGAATTGGTGAGCGCCATTAACAAGGCCCTCAGCGAAATCCTTCCGCAGTAGACCGGAACCGCACCTCCTGTAAACAAAAAGGCCTCCCGATCGGAAGGCCTTTTTGTTGGGTTTCCATTGGCTCTCTCTAGATATCGAACTTGATGCCCTGGGCCAGTGGCAGTGCAGTGCTCCAGTTGATGGTATTGGTCTGGCGCCGCATATACCCTTTCCAGGCATCCGAGCCCGACTCGCGACCACCGCCGGTCTCCTTCTCGCCGCCGAAGGCGCCGCCGATCTCCGCGCCCGAGGTACCGATGTTGACATTGGCAATGCCACAGTCTGACCCCTCGTGCGAAAGGAAGAGTTCGGTCTCGCGCAGGTTGTTGCTGAAGATGGCCGACGAGAGGCCCTGCGGGACGGCGTTGTGCAGGGCGATCGCATTTTCGACCCCGCCGCTGTAGCGTATGAGGTAGAGAATCGGAGCAAAGGTCTCTTCCTGAACGATCGGCCAGTGGTTCTCGACCTCGGCGATCACCGGAGTGACGTAGCAGCCCGATTCATAACCGGCGCCCTTGAACACCTCACCACCGCACAGGATGGTGCCGCCCTGCTTCTTGATCTGTTCAAGCGCGGCAAGAAAGATCTCCACCGCCTCCTGGTCCACCAGCGGTCCCATATGATTCTTCTCATCCCGCGGGTCACCGATGCGCAGGCCGGCATACGCCTTGACCAGGCTCTCCTTGACCTTGGGATAGACCGATTCATGGATGATCAAACGGCGGGTCGTGGTGCAACGCTGTCCGGCGGTGCCCACCGAGCCGAAGACGACCGCGGGGATCGTCAGCTTGAGGTCGGCGTCCGGTGTGATGAGGATGGCGTTATTACCGCCGAGTTCGAGGATGGTGCGCCCGAGGCGCTTGCCGACCACCTCGGCGGCGTGCCTGCCGACTTTTGTCGATCCAGT containing:
- a CDS encoding thioesterase, which produces MYSRDYLVHVYETGLDGRLSPAGLLDYLQDIASVHAVQLGFGREDLNKSNRMWVLSRLYAVITEWPAWEEQLTVHSWHKGTDKLFSLRDYRVTTTAGRSVAAATSSWLTIDQTTRRIQRPDGLLAQNSTGGPFENALPRNAEKLEPAGAEGRITPAFPVRISDLDLNLHTNNVRYLKWVIDSYDLDFVMHHALRSVEINYLAESRCGQEIVIRSSVGRDAFWAHSILRVADGCELCRIRLQWRER
- a CDS encoding glutathione peroxidase, translating into MKFILFLLIGAVLLVAAFSALAAGKKAGKAPSAVHATSVYEFTMNDIDGAPVKLEQYRGKVLLIVNVASKCGFTPQYEGLEKLYTTYKDAGLVVLGFPANNFMRQEPGSNDEIKSFCSLTYGVTFPMFSKISVKGADQHPLYAWLTGKESNPDFAGDISWNFNKFLVNREGHIIARFGSRTKPEDPELVSAINKALSEILPQ
- a CDS encoding aldehyde dehydrogenase family protein, with product MDFLKTLGIDQVNFGACTGRKWLESRDQGLLEVFSPADGRKIAAVYRASAADYEVLMAQAVEAFKVWRMVPAPKRGEIVRQIGVRLRDFKKPLGELVTYEMGKSLQEGWGEVQEMIDICDFALGQSRQLYGFTMHSERSRHRMYDQYHPLGVVGVVTAFNFPVAVWAWNAMLAAVCGDVIVWKPSSKTPLTAIAVQKAIHDVLRDNDLPEGIFNLIIGSGAAVGERMLQDPRVPLVSLTGSTKVGRHAAEVVGKRLGRTILELGGNNAILITPDADLKLTIPAVVFGSVGTAGQRCTTTRRLIIHESVYPKVKESLVKAYAGLRIGDPRDEKNHMGPLVDQEAVEIFLAALEQIKKQGGTILCGGEVFKGAGYESGCYVTPVIAEVENHWPIVQEETFAPILYLIRYSGGVENAIALHNAVPQGLSSAIFSNNLRETELFLSHEGSDCGIANVNIGTSGAEIGGAFGGEKETGGGRESGSDAWKGYMRRQTNTINWSTALPLAQGIKFDI